Proteins encoded in a region of the Pseudomonas putida genome:
- a CDS encoding SDR family NAD(P)-dependent oxidoreductase — MHIANKHFIVSGAASGLGAATAQMLVEAGAKVMLVDLNAQAVEAKARELGDNARFAVADISDEQAAQAAVDAAVNAFGSLHGLVNCAGIVGAEKVLGKQGPHGLGSFAKVINVNLIGSFNLLRLAAAAMAEGAADEGGERGVIINTASIAAYDGQIGQAAYAASKGAIASLTLPAARELARFGIRVMTIAPGIFETPMMAGMTEDVRASLAAGVPFPPRLGRPQEYAALARHIIENSMLNGEVIRLDGALRMAAK, encoded by the coding sequence ATGCACATAGCCAACAAACACTTCATCGTCAGCGGCGCCGCTTCCGGGCTGGGTGCCGCTACTGCTCAGATGCTGGTCGAGGCCGGCGCCAAGGTCATGCTGGTCGACCTCAATGCCCAGGCCGTCGAGGCCAAGGCTCGCGAGCTGGGCGACAACGCCCGCTTCGCGGTGGCCGACATCAGCGACGAGCAGGCTGCCCAGGCGGCGGTCGATGCAGCCGTCAACGCCTTTGGCAGCTTGCATGGGCTGGTCAATTGCGCCGGCATCGTCGGTGCCGAGAAGGTGTTGGGCAAGCAGGGCCCGCATGGCCTGGGCAGCTTCGCCAAGGTCATCAACGTCAACCTGATCGGCAGCTTCAACCTGCTGCGTCTGGCTGCTGCGGCCATGGCCGAAGGGGCTGCCGACGAGGGGGGCGAACGCGGGGTGATCATCAACACTGCGTCCATTGCCGCTTATGACGGGCAGATCGGCCAGGCCGCCTACGCGGCCTCCAAGGGCGCCATCGCCAGCCTGACCTTGCCGGCCGCCCGCGAACTGGCGCGCTTCGGTATCCGTGTGATGACCATCGCCCCAGGCATCTTCGAAACACCGATGATGGCCGGCATGACCGAGGACGTGCGTGCTTCGCTGGCTGCCGGCGTGCCGTTCCCGCCGCGTCTGGGTCGCCCCCAGGAATATGCCGCACTGGCCCGTCACATCATCGAGAACAGCATGCTCAACGGCGAGGTGATCCGCCTCGACGGTGCACTGCGCATGGCTGCCAAGTAA